The DNA sequence CTCTCCCTGCTGCTTGCCCTAATTGAGCTACACTTACTACCGCAACGCTCTTTCCTGTTGGTACAGTCGCTGTTCCCAATACTCTCGTTCCTGCTACATCATAGACCTTAATACTGTCTCCTGTTAGTAGATCGATCACCTCGATGGTATCCGTTACACCCACTAGGTTTTTAATCGAAATGGCTTCTTCCTTTACTACTGGTGCCTTTTCTTCTGCCGCATATTCTTTGGTGGTTTTCTCACTCTCGAGATAACCTCTTCGTGTGAGGGTAACATTGACTGCACCCGCACCTTGGCCTAATTGAGCCACATTTACTACGGCAACATTCTTTCCGATTGGTACAGTCGCGGTTCCCAATACTCTCGTTCCTGCTGCATCATAGACCTTGACAGTGTCCCCAACTAGTAGAGCGGTTACTTCTATTGTGTCTGCAACACCTACCAGATTTTTGATTGCAATCATGCCGGTCTCTGGAGCTGCGATTGAACCTTCTGAAGGAAACGAGAATTCCATCCGTTCAGTCTCTTTACCTGCACTCGTGAGCGTTACAAATACGCTTCCAGAAGCCGGTCCTAATTGCGGAATAGTAATAATTGCACTAGTCTTCCCTGTTGGGACAATTGCTGACCCCAGGAGCTTCGAGGATGCATTGGGACCTGAGTAAACTTTGACAATGTCCCCACCCTTTACATCTTGTACTGTCACGATGTCTGACATTCCAAAATAGTTTTGAATGGATACTTTGATGTTATCTACTACGTTACCTGATAGCTCTGTAGAGCTCTCAGAATAGACAATAGATGGTGTTATGAGCGTAAGTATCATTGCTAAAGAAACAAAGCTTGTTAACACTTTCGTTTGCCAATTACTCCTACCCGTTTTTACCTTCATGAGCACATGCATTCCTCCAAATAGATTCTGTTAGTAACAAAGTGATAGGTAGTATTACCTAAACAATACCAACAAATGTAATTTTATATGAATAGTTACATTACTTTTGTCGAATTATGTAAGAGACTACATATTTTTTAATCATTTTGTTTTCATTATGCTTTAACCTAATTACTTCGAGAACTTCGAGAATACACATCGTTTATTAAACGACAAAAATACCCTTAATCGACGTATGATTAAGGGCAACAAGCAGTATCTCCTCCTTAGCAGAAGAGTAGCAAAGAGTTATTTCTATCTATTTCGAATGTGCAACTTACAATTGGTCTTGAGTTGGAACCATTGTATAGATAGTGACTTGTGGAGCATCTTCACTAGTTGCAAAGTCTAATTTTTAAAGGAGTGCTTCCATTTGATTGCATTATTTGAGGCCATAGATGAGTTTGTCACCTATCTAAAGATCGAGGTTAATCGAAGCAAGGAAACCTATACAGGGTATCACAAGGATCTTTCGCAGTTTCACCGGTTCTACCTAGAGCGATGGATAGTAAAACCCTTCGTCGATGAAATTGACCCTTTTCATTTGCGCTCGTATCTACGGTACGTCGCCGAGGAAAAGCAATATAAGACGAACAGCATCATCCGTACTGTAGCAACCTTTCGATCTTTTTTCCGTTTCCTCGAGCGAGAAGAGTACATCAGCAAAAATCCTAGTCTGAAAATCGATGCCCCCAAAAAACCGGAAAGTATTCCTCGGTTTCTCTCTAAAGAAGAAATTGAACGCATTTTGTCCGCCATTTCACAAGACCAGGACAAAGGAAAACGGAATTATTCCATGATCCAAGCATTACGCTATACAGGACTAAGGGTATCCGAACTAGCCAATCTGAAAATAAATGATGTGAATCTTGAAGAGGCGGCAATTACGGTATGGCATGGGAAAGGAGACAAATACAGGATCATTCCCTTACATCCAGATTTGGCACCGATATTACAAGAATACCTGGATCATGTAAGGCCAAAGAGTAACGACCCCCACTTCTTTGTAACCAAAAAAACCGAAACAAAAATCACTACCGGTTACATACGTGTGATTTTACACAAAGCGACTCTGGATGCAGGTATCACAAAAAAGGTTACACCTCACGTTTTACGACATTCATTTGCAACCTCTCTTTACAAGGACCATGGAGTGGATTTGTTAAGGATCGGTAAACTACTTGGGCATGCTTCCCCTCGGGCAACATCCATCTATACACATACAACGCCAGAGCACTTACGCGAAGCATTAGAGAAACTTTCTTAACGGAACAGGGAGGGATTCATTGTGGAATCAAACGATCGTGTTGAAGTAATCAGCGATCTATTTCGTGAAGGACATTCTGCAGAGGAAATCGCAGATCTTCTCGGATACAAGGGTAAAGGTGGCGTCAGTGGTTACATGAGACGTCACGGGTATCGCTGGGACTGGGGAACAAAAAATTATGTTAGGGATCCGCTTATGAAAATATCTGACTCGTCAATTTCTATGAATCCAGTACTTGCAATAAACAAACAACAAACACCAGAAACTAATTCCAATATACAAGTACATGAGCAGGATACAGTAGTCTCTTCCCAGCAAGAAGAAACAATTTATGAATTGCAAGATGCAAGTCAATTTCATCAAACAAACAATCTAATCGCATTGCCAATCAGAGATTTCCCAAAGAAAGAAGATGTTTTACCAATTGAGTTAATCCAGAACCTAAAAGAGATTCTTCAGCATAAAGACAAACTAATGATGATGGTTACGGATCAGCCAAAGGATCTTTATATGAAGCGATATAAGGGACCCGCGATAACGAAAACGGTGCAAATTCAGGCACAGTTATCAGAAAGACTGACGGGATTCGTGAACAATACCGGTTATACGGTGAAAGATGTCATGAATAAGGCCGTAGAGGATTTTTTGCAGAGGTATGGTGGTTAAGAGCCCTAATTGGGCTCTTT is a window from the Brevibacillus choshinensis genome containing:
- a CDS encoding tyrosine-type recombinase/integrase, giving the protein MIALFEAIDEFVTYLKIEVNRSKETYTGYHKDLSQFHRFYLERWIVKPFVDEIDPFHLRSYLRYVAEEKQYKTNSIIRTVATFRSFFRFLEREEYISKNPSLKIDAPKKPESIPRFLSKEEIERILSAISQDQDKGKRNYSMIQALRYTGLRVSELANLKINDVNLEEAAITVWHGKGDKYRIIPLHPDLAPILQEYLDHVRPKSNDPHFFVTKKTETKITTGYIRVILHKATLDAGITKKVTPHVLRHSFATSLYKDHGVDLLRIGKLLGHASPRATSIYTHTTPEHLREALEKLS